The following are encoded together in the Triticum dicoccoides isolate Atlit2015 ecotype Zavitan chromosome 6B, WEW_v2.0, whole genome shotgun sequence genome:
- the LOC119323984 gene encoding acyltransferase-like protein At1g54570, chloroplastic isoform X2, whose translation MHAYSSSRPHAVRSSFYFPELVTMVEDVVRAEHSASPTKPIYILGNSFGGCIALAVAARNPGTDLVLVLVNPATSFERSRIKTLLSVFSPLSDRACIAAAALLNYNIHNEVNMALSIMKSGRHPLEALSRLTSNMSSSLKHSKMLDKLPKDTLKWKIKLIKQAASYANSHIQSVTAEVLLLASCADRLLPSKSEANKLQKKLPKCRVFFFEKHGHSLLLEHGVHVSSIIKCSSLYRHSRRYHRVRDYIPPSATDMKEADEISRGTMLKTCPAMYSTMEDGAVVRGLAGLPEEGPVLLVGNHMLMGTEIIPLGAELMRRRKVVVRGVAHPLLFPRKARTRSQGHDLFDLLNLWGGVPMTYRCMYELLAAGEFVLLYPGGYREALHCKGEEHRLFWPDQAEFVRMAAQFDATIVPFGVVGEDDLVNLLWTFDDIKSVPFGRKLLRGYSNHLKLRDTQEVIFPGAVPKIPGRFYYRFGKPIPTRGRQDVLTDRRAATELYFDVKSEVEEIIAYLLEKREEDRYRSILPRLLYRAVRGPKTEVPAFNP comes from the exons ATGCATGCATATTCCTCGTCGCGACCGCACGCCGTTCGAAG CTCCTTTTATTTTCCAGAACTTGTCACAATGGTAGAGGATGTTGTGAGAGCAGAGCATTCTGCTTCTCCTACTAAGCCCATCTACATATTGGGGAATTCATTTGGAGGATGCATAGCCCTTGCAGTCGCCGCTCGCAATCCTGGCACTGATTTGGTACTGGTACTAGTTAATCCAG CTACATCATTTGAGAGATCACGCATAAAAACACTTCTGTCGGTTTTCAGCCCGTTGTCGGACCGTGCCTGTATTGCAGCTGCAGCTCTACTGAATTACAACATCC ACAATGAGGTGAACATGGCACTGAGTATAATGAAAAGTGGGAGGCATCCTTTAGAAGCACTCAGCAGATTGACAAGTAACATGTCATCTTCCCTGAAGCATTCG AAAATGCTGGACAAACTACCAAAAGACACACTAAAATGGAAGATTAAACTGATCAAACAGGCTGCATCATACGCTAATAGCCATATACAATCAGTTACAGCCGAGGTGCTACTGCTAGCCAG CTGCGCCGACAGGTTACTTCCGAGCAAATCTGAAGCTAACAAGCTACAGAAGAAGTTACCCAAATGCAGAGTCTTCTTCTTTGAGAAGCATGGCCACAGCTTGCTGCTG GAGCATGGTGTCCATGTCTCATCCATCATCAAGTGCTCTTCCCTCTACCGCCACTCGAGGCGCTACCACCGGGTTCGCGACTACATACCGCCGTCGGCAACCGACATGAAGGAGGCCGACGAGATCAGCAG GGGCACGATGCTCAAGACGTGCCCGGCGATGTACTCGACGATGGAGGACGGCGCGGTGGTCCGGGGCCTGGCGGGGCTGCCGGAGGAGGGGCCGGTGCTGCTGGTGGGCAACCACATGCTGATGGGCACGGAGATCATCCCGCTCGGCGCGGAGCTGATGCGGCGGAGGAAGGTGGTCGTCCGCGGCGTCGCCCACCCGCTGCTGTTCCCGAGGAAGGCGAGGACGCGGTCGCAGGGGCACGACCTCTTCGACCTCCTCAATCTGTGGGGCGGCGTGCCCATGACCTACCGGTGCATGTACGAGCTGCTGGCCGCCGGCGAGTTCGTGCTGCTCTACCCCGGTGGCTATAGGGAGGCGCTCCACTGCAAG GGAGAAGAGCACAGGCTTTTCTGGCCGGACCAGGCTGAGTTCGTCAGGATGGCGGCGCAGTTCGATGCCACCATCGTGCCGTTTGGAGTCGTCGGAGAGGATGACCTTGTGAAC CTGCTCTGGACATTCGATGATATTAAGAGCGTGCCCTTCGGCAGGAAGCTGCTGCGGGGCTACAGCAACCATCTGAAGCTAAG GGACACTCAGGAGGTGATCTTCCCCGGCGCAGTGCCGAAGATTCCCGGCCGGTTCTACTACCGGTTCGGGAAGCCGATCCCGACGAGGGGGCGGCAGGACGTGCTCACCGACCGGCGGGCCGCGACCGAGCTCTACTTCGATGTTAAAtcggaggtggaggaaatcatcGCCTACCTGCTGGAGAAGAGGGAGGAGGACAGGTACAGGAGCATCCTGCCCAGGCTCCTCTACAGAGCTGTGAGGGGGCCCAAAACTGAAGTCCCAGCCTTCAACCCTTAA
- the LOC119323983 gene encoding uncharacterized protein sll0005-like, producing MSPLVRPAVLPVCAATSGSGGGNGDKWAPRQQRSWWGRSKRSLPHQPGGSGGRGGGGGGGALDQVLGVLRRDSEFLQAAAGGSLRDALWLRFLEKKQQQRKRPRPKPAEQQQQQEAAAPPHPQAPAFPAYPPGLSCVELVMADLQALKVYADSSKQEFVLRFLGSKQQPQSQQQSTELKPVFKKPNGQQKEQQQQQALQPPAFPPHPHPPGLSCMELMMADLDALNLYVNYFLAILSTPLPQHYDPDLLAQYFVSRPHILVFRTVQILFAFLVGVVKVQMFKKASLTADATHSSSVSNEGFDASQFMVGQLLKDTFLDLGPTFIKVGQSLSTRPDILGSEISEALAELHERVPPFPREDAMKIIEGEFERPVSQVFSYISDEPVASASFGQVYQGRTFDGALVAIKVQRPNLLPSVLRDIYILRLGLSFVRKVAKRRSNISLYADELGRGFVDELDYNIEAANATKFLDTHSKYSFVMVPKVLKLLTRKRVLTMEWVAGENPRELLSLAKGISGNIAELSEKQKLDAKARLLDLVNKGVESSLVQLLETGLLHADPHPGNLRYTPDGRVGFLDFGLLCEMEKKHSRAMLSSIVHIVNGDWASLVYDLIEMDVVPPRTNLRRVTMDLEDTLGEVTFEGGIPDIKFSRVLGKIWSIALKYHFRMPPYFTLVLRSIASLEGLAIAQDGTFKTFQAAYPYVVRKLLSDNSLDTRKVLHQVIFNKRKEFQWHKIAVFLKLASARGNFRQNTGALPERKGLDVSNLAEISDASSLDRATPERAMRTANLCLRLLLSRDSIVIRRLIMTANHKSLARDLISKDAAIFRALLSRALADVVCQWMVKVSGLKRSRDSMGDDLGMSLSKEAPISPVVSSLQEVVRDRRLKVIFSKFVKDLREEPLLMARVGLRALVVSAVSAAIGAHRFAVLLSEEYLPTLWTPAPPPPQLARS from the exons ATGTCGCCGCTGGTGCGGCCCGCCGTGCTGCCCGTGTGCGCCGCGACGAGCGGCAGCGGAGGGGGCAACGGCGACAAGTGGGCGCCGCGGCAGCAGCGGTCGTGGTGGGGGAGGAGCAAGCGGAGCCTGCCGCACCAGCCGGGCGGGAGCggggggcgaggaggaggcgggggCGGAGGGGCCCTGGACCAGGTGCTCGGCGTGCTCCGCCGCGACAGCGAGTTCCTCCAGGCCGCGGCCGGCGGCTCCCTCCGCGACGCCCTCTGGCTCCGCTTCCtcgagaagaagcagcagcagcggaAGCGGCCGAGACCTAAGCcggcggagcagcagcagcagcaggaggcgGCGGCGCCACCACACCCCCAAGCCCCGGCGTTCCCAGCCTACCCTCCAG GGTTGTCTTGCGTGGAGCTGGTGATGGCCGATCTGCAAGCCCTCAAGGTGTACGCCGATTCCTCCAAGCAGGAGTTCGTGCTTCGGTTCCTCGGAAGCAAGCAGCAACCTCAATCCCAGCAGCAATCTACTGAGCTCAAACCAGTTTTCAAGAAACCCAATGGACAGCagaaagagcagcagcagcagcaggctcTTCAGCCCCCGGCCTTCCCTCCTCATCCCCACCCACCAG GGTTGTCTTGTATGGAGCTGATGATGGCCGACCTCGATGCCCTCAACTTGTATGTCAACTACTTCTTGGCCATTCTCAGCACTCCTCTGCCCCAGCATTACGACCCCGATCTGCTCGCACAATACTTTGTTTCACGGCCTCATATCCTTGTGTTCCGCACGGTTCAA ATACTATTCGCATTCCTCGTGGGTGTGGTAAAGGTGCAAATGTTTAAAAAGGCAAGTCTGACCGCAGATGCTACCCACAGCAGTAGTGTCAGCAACGAAGGTTTCGATGCTTCACAATTCATGGTTGGACAGCTTCTCAAGGATACATTTCTTGACCTTGGGCCTACTTTCATAAAAG TCGGACAGTCCCTCTCAACAAGACCTGATATCTTAGGCTCGGAGATTTCTGAG GCACTTGCCGAGTTGCATGAGAGAGTTCCTCCTTTCCCAAGAGAGGATGCAATGAAGATCATTGAGGGAGAATTTGAGCGCCCTGTTTCGCAGGTTTTCAGTTACATTTCTGATGAGCCTGTTGCATCAGCTTCCTTTGGACAG GTTTATCAGGGGCGTACATTTGATGGTGCTCTTGTGGCCATAAAGGTTCAGCGGCCGAACCTTCTTCCTTCTGTATTGAGGGACATCTATATACTACGCCTTGGG CTTTCTTTTGTGAGGAAAGTTGCAAAGCGAAGAAGTAACATTTCCCTCTATGCTGATGAGTTGGGTAGAGGTTTTGTTGATGAGTTGGACTACAATATTGAAGCTGCTAATGCTACTAAATTCCTG GACACTCACTCGAAATATTCGTTTGTAATGGTTCCGAAGGTTCTCAAACTACTTACTAGGAAGAGGGTTTTGACTATGGAGTGGGTGGCTGGTGAAAACCCCAGGGAATTGCTTTCTCTGGCTAAAGGAATTTCTGGTAACATTGCTGAGTTGTCAGAGAAACAGAAGTTGGATGCAAAAGCCCGCCTTCTTGACCTG GTCAATAAAGGTGTTGAGTCATCATTAGTACAGCTCCTTGAAACAGGCTTGCTGCATGCTGATCCTCATCCTGGGAATTTGCGTTATACACCTGATGGTCGTGTTGG GTTTCTTGATTTTGGTTTGCTTTGCGAGATGGAGAAGAAACATAGCCGAGCTATGCTTTCGAGCATTGTGCACATAGTAAATGGAGATTGGGCCTCCCTTGTTTACGATTTGATAGAAATGGATGTTGTTCCACCAAGAACTAATCTACGTCGGGTGACAATG GACTTAGAGGATACATTGGGCGAGGTAACCTTTGAAGGTGGAATTCCAGACATCAAGTTTAGTAGG GTACTTGGAAAAATTTGGTCTATAGCACTTAAATATCACTTTCGTATGCCACCATATTTTACGCTCGTCCTGCGGTCAATTGCCTCTTTGGAAG GACTTGCCATAGCACAAGATGGAACTTTTAAAACATTTCAGGCAGCATATCCCTATGTTGTTAGGAAGCTTCTGTCTGATAACTCACTTGATACTAGGAAGGTCCTGCATCAG GTGATTTTCAACAAAAGAAAAGAGTTCCAGTGGCACAAGATTGCAGTGTTTCTAAAGCTGGCATCAGCAAG GGGTAACTTCAGGCAAAACACTGGCGCTCTGCCCGAGAGAAAGGGCCTGGATGTCTCAAACCTTGCAGAGATCAGCGACGCATCTTCCCTCGACCGCGCGACACCAGAAAGGGCGATGCGCACTGCAAACCTTTGCCTGAGGCTCTTGCTATCAAGGGATAGCATTGTGATAAGGAGGCTTATAATGACAGCA AACCACAAGTCTCTTGCCCGGGACCTGATCTCCAAAGACGCGGCGATATTCCGGGCCCTCCTGAGCCGGGCTCTCGCCGACGTCGTCTGCCAGTGGATGGTCAAGGTGTCCGGGCTGAAACGATCCAGGGACAGCATGGGTGACGACCTTGGCATGTCCCTGTCCAAAGAAGCACCGATTTCACCCGTGGTGTCGTCGTTACAGGAGGTCGTGAGGGACCGAAGGCTGAAGGTCATATTCTCAAAGTTTGTCAAAGATCTCAGGGAGGAGCCATTGCTGATGGCCAGGGTGGGCTTGAGGGCGCTCGTCGTCTcggccgtgtccgccgccatcggcGCACACCGCTTCGCCGTCCTCCTCTCGGAGGAGTATCTGCCGACACTGTGGAcgcccgcgcctccgccgccgcagTTAGCTCGTAGCTAA